A window of Selenomonas ruminantium subsp. lactilytica TAM6421 contains these coding sequences:
- a CDS encoding sugar ABC transporter substrate-binding protein, producing MLKIFRTLLGLMLIAVTMLAFTGCGGGSTASGTVFYLSHQDGDGFTDMIRKSFSDKAKAAGIPVEYRDAKGDVNMQIDQMKEAIAAKPSAIVLLAVDGTALVPMVEKANEAGIPIIITNRGLNGGKYLSCMVDEKQAGIMQGEYMAKHLPPNAKVVYLEGEKGFEGSVLRWQGFKEACLDKRSDVQLLASTSANWRTSDALRNVALWTKLFPQIDGVIAANDSMAVGAVQALKDAGRLDGCLISGVDAMDEALKLIDAGEMSQTVQQDANALADGTFKLVDSCLKGKIPTENIVVEFKSITKDNIAQFRK from the coding sequence ATGTTGAAGATTTTTCGTACATTATTAGGACTGATGCTGATTGCAGTCACCATGCTGGCCTTTACGGGCTGCGGTGGCGGCAGTACGGCCTCGGGAACGGTGTTTTACCTGAGTCATCAGGATGGCGACGGCTTTACGGATATGATCCGCAAGTCCTTCAGTGACAAGGCCAAGGCTGCCGGTATCCCTGTGGAATACCGGGATGCCAAGGGCGATGTCAATATGCAGATCGACCAGATGAAGGAGGCCATCGCGGCCAAACCCAGCGCGATCGTGTTGCTGGCGGTGGATGGCACGGCGTTGGTGCCCATGGTGGAAAAGGCCAATGAGGCCGGGATTCCCATCATCATCACCAACCGTGGCCTGAACGGCGGTAAATACCTGTCCTGTATGGTCGATGAAAAACAGGCGGGCATCATGCAGGGGGAATATATGGCCAAACACTTGCCGCCCAATGCCAAAGTGGTTTATCTCGAAGGGGAAAAGGGATTTGAAGGCAGTGTGCTGCGCTGGCAGGGATTCAAGGAAGCCTGCCTGGACAAGCGTTCGGACGTGCAGCTCCTGGCCAGCACCTCAGCCAATTGGCGCACTTCAGATGCCCTCAGGAACGTAGCGCTCTGGACAAAACTCTTCCCGCAGATTGACGGCGTGATCGCGGCCAATGACAGCATGGCTGTTGGTGCTGTGCAGGCACTTAAAGATGCAGGCCGCCTGGATGGCTGTCTGATATCCGGCGTTGATGCGATGGATGAGGCATTGAAACTCATCGATGCCGGTGAAATGAGCCAGACCGTCCAGCAGGATGCGAATGCCTTGGCAGATGGCACCTTCAAGTTGGTGGATTCCTGCCTGAAGGGGAAAATCCCCACGGAAAACATCGTTGTGGAATTCAAGTCCATTACCAAGGATAATATCGCGCAGTTCCGCAAATGA
- the mraZ gene encoding division/cell wall cluster transcriptional repressor MraZ encodes MFMGEYTHSIDAKGRIILPADFRQELGVTFIIAKGLDKCLFLYGQQAWEELAAKLRALSLVKPEARAMNRFFFAGARTLECDKQGRFLVPANLRNYAEIALKQDVILTGVDNRIEVWSKENWNRYNGEVEPDVTAIAATLADLGV; translated from the coding sequence ATGTTCATGGGCGAGTACACCCACTCCATTGACGCCAAGGGGCGCATCATTCTGCCGGCGGATTTCCGTCAGGAGCTCGGTGTTACCTTTATCATTGCCAAGGGGCTGGATAAATGTCTCTTCCTCTATGGCCAGCAGGCCTGGGAGGAACTGGCGGCCAAACTTCGGGCCCTGTCTCTGGTCAAACCGGAGGCCCGGGCTATGAACCGCTTTTTCTTTGCCGGTGCCCGCACGTTGGAATGTGACAAGCAGGGACGTTTCCTCGTTCCGGCCAATCTGCGCAATTACGCGGAGATTGCCCTGAAGCAGGATGTGATTCTCACCGGTGTGGATAACCGCATTGAAGTATGGAGCAAGGAAAACTGGAACCGATATAATGGCGAAGTTGAGCCGGATGTTACAGCTATCGCTGCGACGCTGGCAGATTTGGGTGTTTAA
- a CDS encoding DEAD/DEAH box helicase, protein MSNFIETGISEALTAVLKKQGIESPMQVQAEVIPKVLGGGNLVAQAPTGTGKTLAYLLPALQKIDAASRDVQVVILAPTYELAMQITNVARDLAQGANLGIKVQGLIGGANIARQMDKLKDKPQLIVGSAGRIIELAQKNKLKLQHVKMLVLDEFDRLFDDQNMGNTADVVRLLPEDRQVIMVSATAPKKALERADFLQHPEIIKVEADPASQNQRENLYRMTPFRSKVETVRHLARRLAVKRGLVFINKVFDAERILAQLRYEGFMVGTLLGHNNKQARQKAIADFKAGRIKLLLSTDLAARGLDIPEVDYVFNLDLPESAEVYLHRAGRTARAGAKGTVITLADNKEAYKLEQLERKLGIDFKPLKGGDKPAPKKKSAGKKGNDAAPKKPAAKAKKHSNRQGKRRVTAK, encoded by the coding sequence ATGAGCAATTTTATAGAAACAGGCATCAGTGAGGCGTTGACTGCTGTATTGAAGAAACAGGGCATCGAATCCCCCATGCAGGTACAGGCGGAGGTTATCCCCAAGGTGCTGGGGGGCGGCAATCTGGTGGCGCAGGCCCCCACGGGTACGGGCAAGACCTTGGCGTATCTGCTGCCAGCTCTGCAGAAAATCGACGCAGCTTCCCGCGATGTGCAGGTGGTTATCTTAGCGCCGACCTATGAGCTGGCCATGCAGATCACCAATGTGGCCCGGGATCTCGCGCAGGGGGCAAACCTCGGCATCAAGGTACAGGGCCTTATCGGCGGGGCCAATATCGCCCGGCAGATGGATAAACTCAAGGACAAGCCCCAGCTGATTGTAGGTTCCGCGGGCCGCATCATTGAGCTGGCCCAGAAGAATAAACTCAAGCTGCAGCATGTGAAGATGCTGGTGCTGGACGAATTTGACCGGCTCTTTGATGACCAGAATATGGGAAATACCGCAGATGTGGTGCGTTTGCTGCCGGAAGACCGTCAGGTCATCATGGTTTCGGCCACGGCGCCGAAAAAGGCCCTGGAGCGGGCGGATTTCCTGCAGCATCCGGAAATCATCAAGGTGGAGGCAGACCCTGCTAGCCAAAACCAGCGGGAAAATCTCTATCGCATGACGCCGTTCCGCAGCAAGGTGGAAACCGTGCGCCATCTGGCCCGGAGACTTGCTGTGAAGCGCGGTCTGGTATTCATCAACAAGGTATTTGATGCGGAGCGGATTTTGGCGCAGCTGCGCTATGAGGGCTTTATGGTGGGCACGCTCTTAGGCCATAACAACAAGCAGGCCCGGCAGAAGGCCATTGCCGATTTCAAGGCAGGCCGTATCAAGCTGCTTCTGTCTACGGATCTGGCAGCCCGGGGGCTCGACATTCCCGAGGTGGATTATGTCTTCAACCTTGATCTGCCGGAAAGTGCGGAGGTCTATCTGCACCGCGCAGGCCGCACTGCCCGGGCCGGGGCCAAGGGGACAGTCATCACCCTGGCCGACAACAAGGAAGCTTACAAGCTCGAACAGCTTGAACGGAAGCTGGGCATTGATTTCAAGCCGCTGAAGGGCGGGGATAAACCAGCGCCCAAGAAGAAAAGCGCAGGGAAGAAAGGAAATGACGCGGCGCCGAAAAAGCCTGCTGCCAAGGCGAAGAAACATAGCAATCGGCAGGGAAAAAGACGGGTAACGGCGAAGTAA
- a CDS encoding DNA topoisomerase 3 encodes MRLYIAEKPSMGREIAKCLQGPVRRCDGYLETGEGVVTWLFGHILRQAEPDEYDPKYKRWRAEDLPIIPQQWKLFVDKSCEKQFAIVKGLIDRCDEIVHGGDPDREGQLLVDEVLDYLGNKKPVKRILLNALDEASIKKANANLRENSDFFNLKQSALARARADWLIGMNLSRAYTLAARRAGHDKLVLPIGRVKTPTLSLVVRREREIENFKPVDYYTIKAEFAHANGNFAAQWKPKDTMAGLDSENRLIDKKIAEAKLVEFQQEPREGVISAYQKMKKQEPQPLPFSLSSLQVLAGKMFGYAPQVVLDTAQKLYEKKLTTYPRSDCEYLPTNQFGDAVKIITNLAQAGDERLAGWTGGVDTKTKSRAWNDKKISAHHAIIPTTVKANMQTMTTEERNLYFLIARGYMAQFYPVHLYDQTKVEVTYKDELFTASGRTERDLGWKVMYQAAKKKAADDDNDGDNENEESDGTLPVMKKKDSVTYEKGAITQRATKPPVRFTESTLLAGMKEIHKYVKNPEAKKQLKDVYGIGTEATRATIIEDLVKRKFMQKQGKKKYLVPTPAAYLLVDALPDEMTYPDSTAIWEDKLHSMSEGDGTLEEFLQGQIEFTKKLCGKAGNAQMEVTGENVCPRCHSGVLTQRKGRNGLFWGCSNYPKCRMTCNDKDGKPDFEDAKTRMARSVRTSAPAAVSASQLARQSGASGYRPRPAATVAYAQSDSGPSAQDMADLNSLFAAADYEAQLAADMASYQAAQGDRGWQNWEDKPKYSASPLEKAAKEKTQADDKYLCPKCREGHLRLIRGKNGAFWGCTNYPRCTATFDDSKGAPVINS; translated from the coding sequence TTGCGTTTATATATTGCCGAAAAACCCAGCATGGGCCGGGAAATCGCCAAATGCCTGCAGGGGCCGGTGCGTCGCTGTGACGGGTATCTGGAAACCGGGGAAGGCGTGGTGACCTGGCTCTTTGGCCATATCCTGCGGCAGGCGGAGCCGGATGAATACGATCCCAAGTACAAGAGATGGCGGGCCGAGGATCTGCCAATCATTCCGCAGCAGTGGAAGCTTTTCGTGGATAAATCCTGCGAAAAGCAGTTTGCCATAGTCAAGGGGCTGATTGACCGTTGCGATGAAATCGTCCACGGGGGAGACCCGGACCGGGAAGGGCAGCTGCTGGTGGATGAGGTGTTGGATTATCTGGGCAATAAAAAACCGGTCAAGCGCATTCTGCTCAATGCTCTGGATGAAGCCAGTATCAAGAAGGCCAATGCCAATCTGCGGGAGAACAGCGACTTCTTCAATCTCAAGCAGTCGGCACTGGCTAGGGCGCGGGCGGACTGGCTCATCGGCATGAATCTGTCCCGGGCCTATACGCTGGCAGCACGACGGGCGGGGCATGACAAGCTGGTACTGCCCATCGGACGGGTGAAGACGCCGACGCTGTCGCTGGTGGTACGGCGGGAGCGGGAAATCGAGAATTTCAAGCCCGTGGATTACTATACCATCAAGGCGGAATTTGCCCATGCAAATGGGAACTTCGCTGCCCAGTGGAAGCCCAAGGATACCATGGCGGGGCTGGACAGCGAGAACCGCCTGATCGATAAGAAAATTGCCGAGGCGAAGCTGGTCGAGTTCCAGCAGGAGCCGCGGGAGGGTGTGATCTCGGCCTATCAGAAGATGAAGAAGCAGGAGCCGCAGCCGCTGCCCTTTTCCTTGTCCTCCCTGCAGGTTTTGGCTGGCAAGATGTTCGGTTATGCGCCTCAGGTGGTTCTCGATACGGCCCAGAAGCTTTACGAGAAGAAGCTTACGACTTATCCCCGTTCAGACTGTGAATATCTGCCCACCAATCAGTTCGGCGATGCGGTAAAGATCATCACGAATCTGGCTCAGGCTGGGGATGAGCGGCTGGCGGGCTGGACAGGCGGCGTGGATACGAAGACAAAGAGCCGGGCCTGGAACGATAAGAAGATATCCGCCCATCATGCCATCATCCCCACTACGGTCAAGGCAAATATGCAGACGATGACCACGGAGGAACGCAATCTTTATTTCCTGATTGCCCGCGGCTATATGGCCCAGTTTTATCCGGTACATCTCTATGACCAGACCAAGGTGGAAGTCACCTATAAGGATGAACTCTTCACGGCCAGCGGCCGCACGGAACGGGATCTGGGCTGGAAGGTCATGTATCAGGCGGCGAAGAAGAAAGCCGCTGATGATGATAACGATGGTGACAATGAGAATGAGGAAAGTGATGGCACCCTGCCGGTGATGAAGAAAAAGGACAGCGTCACCTATGAGAAGGGCGCAATCACCCAGCGGGCCACCAAGCCGCCCGTGCGGTTTACGGAATCCACCTTGCTGGCGGGCATGAAGGAAATCCATAAGTATGTGAAGAATCCCGAGGCCAAGAAGCAGCTCAAGGATGTCTATGGCATCGGTACCGAAGCCACCCGCGCTACGATCATCGAAGATCTGGTCAAGCGCAAGTTCATGCAGAAGCAGGGCAAGAAGAAGTATCTAGTGCCTACGCCGGCGGCTTATCTGCTGGTGGACGCCCTGCCGGACGAAATGACCTATCCGGATTCTACGGCAATCTGGGAGGATAAGCTGCATTCCATGTCCGAGGGAGATGGAACCTTAGAGGAGTTTTTGCAGGGGCAGATCGAGTTTACGAAAAAGCTCTGCGGCAAGGCGGGCAACGCCCAAATGGAAGTGACCGGGGAAAATGTCTGCCCCCGCTGCCACAGTGGCGTGCTGACACAGCGCAAGGGCAGGAACGGCCTGTTCTGGGGATGCTCCAACTATCCGAAATGCCGTATGACCTGCAACGATAAGGACGGAAAACCGGATTTTGAGGATGCAAAAACGCGCATGGCAAGAAGTGTCCGCACCAGTGCGCCGGCAGCTGTATCTGCCAGCCAGCTGGCACGTCAAAGCGGGGCGTCAGGTTACAGGCCAAGGCCGGCCGCCACGGTGGCGTATGCGCAAAGTGACAGTGGCCCCAGCGCCCAGGATATGGCGGATCTGAATTCCCTGTTTGCGGCGGCAGATTATGAGGCCCAGCTGGCGGCGGATATGGCCAGCTATCAGGCCGCGCAAGGGGACCGCGGTTGGCAGAATTGGGAAGATAAGCCCAAATACTCTGCCAGCCCGCTGGAAAAAGCGGCAAAAGAAAAGACACAGGCAGATGATAAATACCTGTGTCCAAAGTGTCGGGAAGGGCATTTGCGCCTGATTCGCGGCAAAAATGGCGCCTTCTGGGGCTGCACCAATTATCCCCGCTGTACGGCGACCTTCGATGACAGCAAAGGGGCTCCGGTTATAAATTCGTAG
- a CDS encoding methyl-accepting chemotaxis protein: MENLSVRIKILLLAAIMLVITCVVAAVGIFSNQKSKQALDDMYNYNLMATQYLNDANNHLRGIDVDVAYMLQQDFSADSRKVMLADIKGRLQSIKGDIDKVKEIDRSPRAQEIIASLEKNLATAESKVKECETLGNTNEDKVKTFENLSATGIIANDMAVLTPDNVSQGKVLFDENNANYELTIKIFLSIILIGLLVGIAVAFFIARNIASPLATSIEHLNAVADGDLTQEIPQKLSARQDEVGLVMQALGRMQKALRSVIKNVHDEAENSANMVTEVQGLVDSLNESAQDMSAVTEQMAAGMEETAASTVSLQNLADHLRDKIHASAKGAADSEGYTVEIAQRASSLKTSMEESSREAKHIYNDTKVSLEESIASAKVVDNISLLTQDISEIAAQTNLLALNAAIEAARAGEYGRGFAVVADEVRKLAEQSHDTAEKIKELTGQVTSSVQDLSSGAFDLLKFMDEKVVKDYDLLNETAIHYQEDADYVNDFAQKSNISAQELIRSVDVMNQSMEEIAKATHEGAVGNTTVAEKVTVVAEKANDILDKMNASMEGAENLKQQVAKFKV, from the coding sequence ATGGAGAATTTAAGCGTAAGAATCAAGATCCTGCTGCTGGCGGCAATTATGCTGGTCATCACCTGCGTAGTGGCGGCTGTGGGAATCTTTTCCAATCAGAAATCCAAGCAGGCTTTGGATGATATGTATAATTACAATCTTATGGCCACACAGTACCTCAATGATGCCAACAACCATCTGCGCGGCATTGATGTGGATGTAGCCTATATGCTCCAGCAGGATTTCTCGGCCGACAGCCGCAAGGTCATGCTGGCAGATATCAAGGGACGCTTGCAGTCCATCAAAGGGGATATCGATAAAGTCAAGGAAATCGACCGCAGCCCCCGGGCGCAGGAAATCATTGCCAGCCTGGAGAAAAATCTCGCAACGGCAGAAAGCAAGGTCAAGGAATGTGAAACCTTAGGAAACACCAATGAAGACAAGGTGAAAACCTTCGAAAACCTTTCCGCTACCGGCATTATCGCTAACGATATGGCGGTACTGACGCCCGACAACGTGTCGCAGGGCAAGGTGCTCTTCGATGAAAACAACGCCAACTATGAACTGACCATCAAGATCTTCCTGAGCATCATCCTGATTGGCCTGTTGGTGGGAATTGCCGTGGCATTCTTCATTGCCCGTAATATCGCCTCGCCGCTGGCAACGTCTATTGAGCATCTGAATGCCGTGGCCGATGGCGATCTGACGCAGGAAATTCCGCAAAAACTGTCTGCACGGCAGGATGAAGTGGGCCTCGTCATGCAGGCTTTGGGCAGGATGCAGAAGGCCTTGCGCAGTGTCATCAAAAATGTCCACGATGAGGCAGAAAACAGTGCCAATATGGTCACGGAAGTGCAGGGCCTGGTGGATTCGCTTAATGAGAGCGCACAGGATATGTCAGCTGTAACCGAGCAGATGGCTGCGGGCATGGAAGAAACTGCCGCGTCCACGGTCAGCCTGCAGAACCTTGCCGATCATCTGCGCGATAAGATCCATGCTTCGGCCAAGGGCGCTGCGGACAGTGAAGGCTATACGGTGGAAATCGCCCAGCGGGCCAGCAGCCTCAAGACCAGCATGGAAGAATCCAGCCGGGAAGCCAAACACATATACAACGACACCAAAGTGTCATTGGAAGAATCCATCGCATCGGCCAAAGTGGTGGATAACATCAGCCTGCTCACGCAGGACATCAGCGAAATCGCCGCTCAGACCAACCTGCTGGCGCTCAATGCCGCGATTGAGGCCGCCCGGGCTGGCGAATATGGCCGCGGCTTTGCCGTGGTAGCAGATGAGGTGCGCAAGCTGGCCGAGCAGTCCCACGATACGGCCGAAAAGATTAAGGAACTGACCGGTCAGGTGACCAGTTCGGTACAGGATCTCTCGTCAGGGGCCTTTGACCTGCTGAAGTTCATGGATGAAAAGGTCGTCAAGGACTATGATCTGCTCAATGAGACTGCTATCCACTATCAGGAGGATGCCGATTACGTCAACGACTTTGCCCAGAAGAGCAACATTTCTGCGCAGGAGCTGATTCGTTCGGTAGATGTCATGAATCAGTCCATGGAAGAGATTGCCAAGGCAACCCATGAAGGGGCCGTGGGCAATACCACCGTGGCGGAGAAAGTCACGGTGGTGGCCGAGAAAGCCAACGATATTCTCGATAAGATGAACGCCTCCATGGAAGGGGCAGAGAACCTCAAACAGCAGGTTGCTAAATTTAAAGTATGA
- the rsmH gene encoding 16S rRNA (cytosine(1402)-N(4))-methyltransferase RsmH, translating to MEFHHISVMLEETVKGLVTTKEGTYVDCTLGGGGHSSLIASMLTEKGRLIGIDQDAAAIAAASERLQDAKCRVDIVHNNFRNLEQILADEDAQLVDGVVFDLGVSSHQIDTAERGFSYIQDAPLDMRMNPEADFSAYDVVNTYEEKELNRIFKEYGEERWSKRIAQFIVQERAQKPIETTGELVDIICKAVPKAVRQAAGGHPAKRIFQAIRIEVNDELGILENSFRTAVAHLKPGGRIAIITFHSLEDRIAKNVLKELARGCICPPELPVCMCSHQPEIKIIGKPIQATADELEHNSRSKSAKLRIAEKLPPKEKGGR from the coding sequence ATGGAGTTTCATCATATCAGCGTGATGCTGGAAGAGACCGTCAAAGGTCTTGTGACAACTAAAGAGGGAACCTATGTGGACTGTACCCTGGGCGGCGGCGGCCACTCGAGCCTGATTGCATCCATGCTGACGGAAAAAGGCCGGCTGATCGGCATCGATCAGGATGCTGCGGCGATAGCAGCAGCATCGGAACGATTGCAGGATGCCAAATGCCGCGTGGATATCGTGCACAACAACTTCCGCAATCTGGAGCAGATTCTCGCGGATGAGGATGCCCAGCTGGTGGATGGTGTGGTTTTTGATTTAGGCGTGTCCTCCCATCAGATCGACACGGCCGAGAGGGGCTTTTCCTATATACAGGATGCGCCGCTGGATATGCGCATGAATCCGGAAGCGGATTTCAGTGCCTATGATGTGGTGAACACCTACGAGGAAAAGGAGCTCAACCGCATCTTCAAGGAATACGGTGAGGAGCGCTGGAGCAAGCGCATTGCCCAGTTTATCGTGCAGGAACGGGCGCAGAAGCCGATTGAGACCACTGGGGAACTGGTGGATATCATCTGCAAGGCTGTACCCAAGGCGGTGCGGCAGGCTGCGGGCGGCCATCCCGCCAAGCGGATCTTCCAGGCCATCCGCATTGAGGTCAATGATGAGCTGGGGATCTTGGAGAATTCCTTCCGTACGGCGGTGGCCCATCTGAAGCCCGGCGGGCGCATTGCCATCATCACCTTCCATTCGCTGGAAGACCGCATCGCCAAGAATGTCCTGAAGGAACTGGCCCGGGGCTGTATCTGTCCGCCGGAACTGCCGGTGTGCATGTGCAGCCACCAGCCGGAGATCAAGATAATCGGCAAGCCGATTCAGGCTACAGCTGATGAGTTGGAGCACAATTCCCGCTCCAAGAGCGCCAAGCTGCGCATTGCCGAGAAATTGCCGCCAAAAGAGAAGGGAGGCAGATGA
- a CDS encoding DUF4127 family protein, giving the protein MKKILILIALAIAFAYIPNLSTGEAASPAQGKKILFVPLDNRPITDKETRQVAEKLGYDIVVPPEKLLGTREQPGDPDGLWQWLNENAPGAKAAVVSTDAMLYGSLVASRNHELTQDTIHERVERFRSFHEDHPRLPVYGFGTILRTLLTATHSGNGMEPAIYQQNAVKLRDYSMLRDKAEMGLASKKEKRELQRLEQEIVPAAMEDWTHRHGLNYDANKALIDLTGQGVFSFLFLGGDDGARYSQTHYETRHLREYGQNIGKTKFQLTSGADELGMVMLCRAICDDKGDIPFIYTTYNTGKGRETIPAYCNEAIGTDVDNTIIAAGGLQIPAPERAELVMAINTNPDGKTGEANSPANTTKPRKGTMNFVNLVQGLVDKGYPTAVADIAYGNGADNALMNELHKKDLQFKLQAYGGWNTATNTTGFLIGTGLLTKWMDKQARDELMLTRYLEEWGYQANVRQKLGGAVWSHPGYNQQTGNLDGARDFAAKQGTEWMQDFARQNISLPAGLSLDKLHISHPWNRLFECEISF; this is encoded by the coding sequence ATGAAAAAAATCTTGATACTGATTGCACTTGCCATAGCATTTGCCTATATCCCGAACCTGTCCACAGGTGAAGCCGCTTCACCTGCGCAGGGAAAGAAGATCCTGTTCGTGCCGCTGGACAATCGCCCCATCACGGACAAGGAAACCCGTCAGGTGGCAGAAAAGCTGGGCTATGATATCGTCGTTCCTCCAGAAAAATTACTGGGAACCCGGGAGCAGCCCGGCGATCCAGACGGACTTTGGCAGTGGCTGAACGAAAACGCCCCTGGCGCAAAGGCCGCTGTGGTTTCCACCGATGCCATGCTCTATGGCAGTCTGGTCGCCTCCCGCAACCACGAACTCACCCAGGACACCATCCATGAACGGGTGGAACGCTTCCGCAGCTTCCATGAAGATCATCCCCGCCTGCCTGTCTACGGCTTTGGCACCATACTGCGCACCCTGCTGACCGCCACCCATTCCGGCAACGGCATGGAACCGGCCATCTACCAGCAAAACGCCGTAAAGCTCCGGGACTACAGCATGCTCCGCGACAAGGCCGAAATGGGGCTGGCCTCCAAAAAGGAAAAGCGGGAACTGCAAAGACTCGAACAGGAAATCGTTCCGGCCGCCATGGAGGACTGGACGCACCGCCATGGCCTCAATTACGACGCCAACAAAGCCCTGATTGACCTCACAGGCCAGGGCGTCTTCTCCTTCCTGTTCCTTGGCGGTGACGATGGCGCCCGCTACTCCCAAACCCATTACGAAACACGTCATCTGCGGGAATACGGGCAGAATATCGGCAAGACAAAATTCCAGCTGACCTCCGGCGCAGATGAACTGGGCATGGTCATGCTCTGCCGGGCCATCTGCGATGACAAAGGCGATATTCCCTTCATCTATACTACCTACAATACCGGCAAGGGCCGTGAAACCATCCCCGCCTACTGCAATGAAGCCATCGGCACCGATGTGGACAACACCATCATCGCCGCTGGCGGCCTGCAGATCCCTGCACCGGAACGGGCCGAGCTGGTCATGGCCATCAACACGAACCCCGATGGCAAGACCGGCGAAGCCAACTCCCCGGCCAATACCACCAAGCCCCGCAAGGGAACCATGAACTTCGTGAACCTGGTCCAAGGACTTGTGGACAAGGGCTATCCCACGGCTGTTGCCGATATCGCTTATGGCAACGGTGCTGACAACGCCCTGATGAACGAACTGCACAAAAAAGATCTGCAGTTCAAACTGCAGGCCTACGGCGGCTGGAACACCGCCACCAACACCACGGGCTTCCTGATTGGTACCGGCCTGCTCACCAAATGGATGGACAAACAGGCCCGGGATGAACTCATGCTCACCCGCTACCTCGAAGAATGGGGTTATCAGGCCAACGTCCGCCAGAAGCTCGGCGGTGCTGTATGGAGCCATCCCGGCTACAACCAGCAGACCGGCAACCTCGACGGAGCCAGAGACTTCGCCGCCAAACAGGGTACCGAATGGATGCAGGACTTTGCCCGGCAGAACATCAGCCTGCCCGCCGGACTTTCTTTAGACAAGCTCCATATCTCCCATCCCTGGAACCGCTTATTCGAATGCGAGATATCCTTCTAG
- a CDS encoding hemolysin family protein, whose protein sequence is MDIVPILLQLVLVAFLIFMNGFFVAAEFACVKIRSSRLETLIAEGSRRAVYAKRLTDHLDASLSVTQLGITLASLGLGWVGEPAVAQLILPLTRLAGMDDMVGHTLSLVVAFSIITAGHIVLGELTPKTMAIQNVEKIMLSVALPMLIFHKVMYPFVWILNHVANWVTARMGFEAASESESAHTEEEIRLLMEESHRQGLIDDTEADFVDNVFDFTELNVREIMTPRTDMVVIYLEDSWQENMDVILSEQMTRYPICKEDKDHIIGFLHVKDLMKAMATGKRPNFRKLARKALVVPESMDVNVLLKTMQGSHSQMAIVVDEYGGTAGMVTIEDIMEEIVGDIQDEFDEERPTAEDRGDNVYSVDAKMLLEELEDILEITIEDEDVDSVGGWLYDQIGSEPKVGQMAAAAGNFFYVEEVEGARITRVLIKLAHELTEEHEEIV, encoded by the coding sequence TTGGACATTGTACCGATACTATTGCAGTTAGTACTGGTAGCGTTTTTGATCTTTATGAATGGTTTTTTTGTGGCGGCGGAGTTTGCCTGCGTGAAGATCCGCTCGTCCCGGCTGGAGACATTGATTGCGGAGGGCAGCCGACGGGCGGTATATGCCAAGCGGCTCACGGATCATCTGGATGCTTCCCTGTCGGTGACGCAGCTGGGCATCACGTTGGCTTCGCTGGGGCTGGGCTGGGTTGGTGAACCGGCTGTAGCCCAGCTGATCCTGCCGCTTACCCGTTTGGCCGGGATGGATGATATGGTGGGTCATACCTTGTCCCTCGTGGTGGCCTTTTCCATCATCACTGCGGGCCATATCGTGCTGGGGGAACTTACCCCGAAGACCATGGCCATCCAGAATGTGGAAAAGATCATGTTGTCGGTGGCCCTGCCCATGCTGATTTTCCATAAGGTCATGTATCCCTTTGTCTGGATCCTCAATCATGTGGCCAACTGGGTAACGGCCCGCATGGGCTTTGAGGCGGCCAGCGAAAGTGAGTCGGCCCACACAGAAGAAGAGATCCGCCTGCTGATGGAGGAAAGCCACCGGCAGGGACTCATTGATGATACGGAAGCGGATTTCGTGGACAATGTTTTCGATTTCACGGAACTCAATGTCCGGGAGATCATGACACCGCGCACGGATATGGTGGTCATTTATCTGGAGGACAGCTGGCAGGAGAATATGGACGTGATCCTTTCTGAACAGATGACACGTTATCCCATCTGCAAGGAGGACAAGGATCATATTATCGGCTTCCTGCATGTGAAGGATCTGATGAAGGCCATGGCCACGGGCAAGCGCCCCAACTTCCGCAAGCTGGCGCGCAAGGCACTGGTGGTGCCGGAAAGCATGGATGTCAATGTGCTATTGAAGACCATGCAGGGCAGCCACAGCCAGATGGCCATTGTGGTGGACGAATACGGCGGTACGGCCGGCATGGTGACCATTGAGGACATCATGGAGGAGATTGTCGGCGACATTCAGGATGAGTTTGATGAGGAGCGCCCCACGGCAGAAGACCGGGGGGATAATGTCTACTCCGTGGATGCCAAGATGCTGCTGGAAGAACTCGAAGACATCTTGGAAATCACCATTGAAGATGAAGATGTAGACAGCGTGGGCGGCTGGCTTTATGACCAGATCGGCAGTGAGCCGAAGGTCGGCCAGATGGCTGCCGCTGCAGGCAACTTCTTCTATGTGGAGGAAGTGGAAGGCGCACGGATTACCCGTGTGTTGATAAAATTAGCTCATGAACTCACAGAAGAGCATGAGGAAATCGTTTAG